Genomic DNA from Desulfotomaculum sp.:
CAAGATAAGATATTCCCTTGCCGCAGACCAGCGGGTTGGGATCACTCATCGCAATGACAACCCTGCTTATTCCGGCCTCAACAACGGCATTTGCGCAGGGACCGGTCCGGCCGTAATGACTGCAGGGTTCCAGATTCACATAAAGTGTGGCGCCCTTTGCTTTTTCACCTGCATTGTCAAGTGCGATAATCTCGGCATGAGGGCTCCCCGCTTTGTGATGGTAACCTTCCCCGGCCACCTGGCCGTCCTTGACAACCACCGCCCCAACCATAGGATTGGGGCTTGTTTTTCCCCTGCCCAGCCTGGCCAGTTCCAAAGCCCTGCCCATATAAAGCATGTCTTGATCACTCATAAATAACAAAAGCCCCGTTAAAACCTCCGGGGCAAAAGACAACTTGATCAATCCTTAAAAATAATAAGGAATCAAAGCAAAACCTTCTCCCATCCAGACTGTTACTGTCGGCCCTGGATTTTCACCAGATCAGCCATATAGGCTAGCGGGCTCAAAGCCTTAGCGCTTCTTACCGCCGATAGGGAATTCCACCCGTCCCCGAAGGTGTTCTTTTTTATGAATATTATAAAGCCAATCTCAAGCACATGTCAATAATTCGACGAATTTAGAGATGCTCACTTGCGCTGTCTGGCGGGATATTGTTCACAAGCCCGTATACTTTATCCTTTAATTCCGGAGGAGCAATGAGGATTAAAACATCCCCGCTGTAAACGACAGTATCGGCCTGCGGTGAAAGGATTTCTTCCCCGCCCCGGTAAACAGACAGGACTGTTGCTCCGGTCTTTGTCCTGAACTCCGCCTCGGCCAGTGTTTTACCGACAAGAGCCGAACTGGGCGACACTCTTATTTCTTCTACTCGCTGCAGGTTGCCGGCCATTTTTAAGGTATAATCCAACAGTTCGTTCATTAGTTTTTCGATTTCCTGGTCTATGATTTCTCTTTCTTTAAGCAGGCTGTGCAGCTTTTTCTGCATGTCCCGCAGTACTTTCCGGTGACCGTACTCGGTTAAAAAAGCTTCGGCGGCTTTCTGGGACTGGACGACAACTCCAACCCCGGGAACAACGCCGACAATACCGGTTTCCTGAAGAAGAGTCAAAGCCCGGCGGATTGTTTCTGGTGACACACTATACT
This window encodes:
- a CDS encoding GntR family transcriptional regulator, with translation MEGQETHVLARYATIAVDVATRIARGEYREGQKVFGRSTLAGKYSVSPETIRRALTLLQETGIVGVVPGVGVVVQSQKAAEAFLTEYGHRKVLRDMQKKLHSLLKEREIIDQEIEKLMNELLDYTLKMAGNLQRVEEIRVSPSSALVGKTLAEAEFRTKTGATVLSVYRGGEEILSPQADTVVYSGDVLILIAPPELKDKVYGLVNNIPPDSASEHL